In the genome of Kitasatospora cathayae, one region contains:
- a CDS encoding S41 family peptidase encodes MTPPGYLRYPHLRGDLLTFTAEDDVWLAPLEGGAATTGRAWRVGCDRTRVSHPRFSPDGTTLAWTSWLGLAPEVWTAPVEGGGARRLSYWGSQDTRVRGWLPDGEVLAVTSFHEPFSHYTWAHALPPDGSPGRRMPWGPVGDAQMSRERTVLLTGSAPHEPAAWKRYRGGAVGRLWVDGELILPEHTGHLSSPMPVGDRIAFLSDHEGIGNLYSCRPDGSDLRRHTDHASYYAREAATDGSRIVYQHAGDLWLLDGLDAPAPRRLHVPLGGARAGRRPYQVNAANQVKDLACDHTGRAGVITVRGSQYWLTHKDGPARTLADTPGVRTRLPVVLGYTGEAAWITDAQGADAIEVMPLPGHDVPPELTERHHHRVLAVGRLGRVLELTASPDGARLAVTTSDGRLLLVSAADGEVRELAASDYGPVASARFSPDSHWIAWSQPAAGRSLRRIRLTRTDAPAPTTDVTDGRFEDEQPVFTRDGRYLAFLSWRGFDPVHDVHTGDLSFPVGCRPYLVPLTADTPSPFAAPAEDGAPRGDGGGDGTVRVDPQGIGDRLLQFPVIASKYSATDAVRGGLVWLRWPISGTLGQTFVSPEDTSGRPSLEYFDLARGSRTTLVDKLDGYAVSGDGGSIAVYSAGTLRVIPVGAPSAGTSVDLRRITHTVHPAAEWRQAYHEAARIVRDQFWDERMSGLDWPALVDQYEPLLERVCSPDDFADLLRELLGELGTSHAYVTPSRRAEGPTLAQQPLGLLGATAHRSPDGRWLVDRVLLGESSDPRARAPLAAQGVQDGDELLEVGGRPVDPVRGPGPLLAGTGGTTVELALRSGPDGPVRRITITPLTDERAVRYQDWVVKRRALIRELSDGRCGYLHIPDLGGSGWAQFNRDLRRELDKPALVLDVRGNAGGNVSELVLEKLTRHVLAWDFSRGRQPVRWPRHALRGPLVALADEATSSDGDVIIAAIKLLGLGPVIGNRTWGGVVGMTGRHTLGDGTQISVPKNASWFSGGLGWSVENRGVEPDVHVLRTPQDWARGRHPDLVTAVQLALELLEDAPAAAPPPESTPRPDLRRPPLPPRAH; translated from the coding sequence GTGACCCCGCCCGGCTACCTCCGATACCCCCACCTGCGCGGCGACCTACTCACCTTCACCGCCGAGGACGACGTCTGGCTCGCCCCGCTGGAGGGCGGGGCCGCCACGACCGGCCGGGCCTGGCGGGTCGGCTGCGACCGCACCCGGGTCAGCCACCCCCGGTTCTCCCCCGACGGCACCACCCTCGCCTGGACCAGCTGGCTCGGCCTGGCCCCCGAGGTGTGGACCGCCCCGGTCGAGGGCGGCGGGGCCCGCCGGCTCAGCTACTGGGGCAGCCAGGACACCCGGGTGCGCGGCTGGCTGCCGGACGGCGAGGTGCTGGCCGTCACCTCCTTCCACGAGCCCTTCAGCCACTACACCTGGGCACACGCGCTGCCCCCGGACGGCTCCCCCGGCCGCCGGATGCCCTGGGGCCCGGTCGGCGACGCCCAGATGAGCCGGGAGCGGACCGTCCTGCTCACCGGCTCCGCCCCGCACGAGCCCGCCGCCTGGAAGCGCTACCGCGGCGGCGCGGTCGGCCGGCTCTGGGTGGACGGCGAACTGATCCTGCCCGAGCACACCGGCCACCTCTCCTCCCCCATGCCGGTCGGCGACCGGATCGCCTTCCTCTCGGACCACGAGGGCATCGGCAACCTCTACTCCTGCCGCCCCGACGGCAGTGACCTGCGCCGGCACACCGACCACGCCTCCTACTACGCCCGCGAGGCCGCCACCGACGGCTCCCGGATCGTCTACCAGCACGCCGGTGACCTCTGGCTGCTCGACGGCCTGGACGCCCCCGCCCCGCGCCGGCTGCACGTGCCGCTCGGCGGCGCCCGGGCCGGCCGCCGCCCGTACCAGGTCAACGCCGCCAACCAGGTCAAGGACCTCGCCTGCGACCACACCGGCCGGGCCGGGGTGATCACCGTGCGCGGCAGCCAGTACTGGCTCACCCACAAGGACGGACCGGCCCGCACGCTCGCCGACACCCCCGGGGTGCGGACCCGGCTGCCGGTGGTGCTCGGGTACACCGGCGAGGCCGCCTGGATCACCGACGCGCAGGGCGCCGACGCGATCGAGGTGATGCCGCTGCCCGGCCACGACGTCCCCCCCGAACTCACGGAGCGGCACCACCACCGGGTGCTCGCCGTCGGCAGGCTCGGCCGGGTCCTGGAGCTCACCGCCTCCCCCGACGGCGCCCGGCTCGCCGTCACCACCTCGGACGGGCGGCTGCTGCTGGTCTCCGCCGCCGACGGCGAGGTCCGCGAGCTCGCCGCCTCCGACTACGGACCGGTCGCCAGCGCCCGGTTCTCCCCCGACTCGCACTGGATCGCCTGGTCCCAGCCGGCCGCCGGGCGCTCGCTGCGCCGGATCCGGCTCACCCGCACCGACGCGCCCGCACCGACCACCGACGTCACCGACGGCCGCTTCGAGGACGAGCAGCCGGTGTTCACCCGGGACGGCCGCTACCTGGCCTTCCTGTCCTGGCGCGGCTTCGACCCGGTCCACGACGTGCACACCGGCGACCTCTCCTTCCCGGTCGGCTGCCGCCCGTACCTCGTCCCGCTCACCGCCGACACCCCCTCCCCGTTCGCCGCGCCCGCCGAGGACGGCGCCCCGCGCGGGGACGGCGGCGGCGACGGCACCGTCCGGGTCGACCCCCAGGGCATCGGCGACCGGCTGCTGCAGTTCCCGGTGATCGCCTCCAAGTACTCGGCCACCGACGCGGTGCGCGGCGGCCTGGTCTGGCTGCGCTGGCCGATCTCCGGCACCCTCGGGCAGACCTTCGTCAGCCCCGAGGACACCTCCGGCCGCCCCTCGCTGGAGTACTTCGACCTGGCCCGGGGCAGCCGCACCACGCTGGTCGACAAGCTGGACGGCTACGCGGTCTCCGGGGACGGCGGCTCGATCGCGGTCTACTCGGCCGGGACGCTGCGGGTCATCCCGGTCGGCGCCCCCTCCGCCGGGACCAGCGTCGACCTGCGCCGGATCACCCACACCGTGCACCCGGCCGCCGAGTGGCGCCAGGCCTACCACGAGGCGGCCCGGATCGTCCGGGACCAGTTCTGGGACGAGCGGATGTCCGGCCTGGACTGGCCCGCGCTGGTCGACCAGTACGAGCCGCTGCTGGAACGGGTCTGCTCACCCGACGACTTCGCCGACCTGCTGCGCGAACTCCTCGGCGAACTCGGCACCTCGCACGCCTACGTCACCCCCTCCCGGCGCGCCGAGGGCCCCACCCTCGCCCAGCAGCCGCTCGGCCTGCTCGGCGCCACCGCCCACCGCTCCCCCGACGGCCGCTGGCTGGTCGACCGGGTGCTGCTCGGAGAGTCCTCCGACCCGCGCGCCCGCGCCCCGCTCGCCGCCCAGGGCGTCCAGGACGGCGACGAGCTGCTGGAGGTCGGCGGCCGCCCGGTGGACCCGGTGCGCGGACCGGGTCCGCTGCTGGCCGGCACCGGCGGCACCACCGTCGAACTGGCCCTGCGCAGCGGCCCGGACGGCCCGGTGCGGCGGATCACGATCACCCCGCTGACCGACGAGCGGGCCGTCCGCTACCAGGACTGGGTCGTCAAACGCCGCGCCCTGATCCGGGAGTTGAGCGACGGCCGGTGCGGCTACCTGCACATCCCGGACCTCGGCGGCTCCGGCTGGGCGCAGTTCAACCGGGACCTGCGGCGCGAACTGGACAAGCCCGCGCTGGTGCTGGACGTGCGCGGCAACGCCGGCGGCAACGTCTCCGAACTGGTCCTGGAGAAGCTCACCCGGCACGTCCTCGCCTGGGACTTCAGCCGCGGCCGCCAGCCGGTCCGCTGGCCCCGGCACGCGCTGCGCGGCCCGCTGGTGGCGCTCGCCGACGAGGCGACCAGCTCGGACGGGGACGTGATCATCGCGGCGATCAAGCTGCTCGGCCTCGGCCCGGTGATCGGCAACCGCACCTGGGGCGGGGTGGTCGGGATGACCGGGCGGCACACCCTGGGCGACGGCACCCAGATCTCGGTGCCGAAGAACGCCTCCTGGTTCAGCGGCGGGCTCGGCTGGTCGGTGGAGAACCGGGGCGTCGAGCCCGACGTGCACGTGCTGCGCACCCCGCAGGACTGGGCCCGGGGGCGCCACCCGGACCTGGTCACCGCCGTCCAGCTGGCCCTGGAGCTGCTGGAGGACGCGCCCGCGGCGGCGCCCCCGCCGGAGTCCACGCCCCGGCCGGACCTGCGGCGCCCGCCGCTGCCGCCGCGGGCGCACTGA
- the pgi gene encoding glucose-6-phosphate isomerase: MSETRADARTPLDRTPQWAALAKHRSELGETHLRELFAADPERGRTHTLQVGDLHVDYAKHLVTDETLELLRELAAATGVAELRDAMFRGEKINITERRAVLHTALRAPRDAVIEVDGVNVVPGVHAVLDRMAAFADRVRSGEWKGHTGKPIRTVVNIGIGGSDLGPAMAYEVLRPYTKRDLDVRFVSNVDGADLHEAVRDLDPAETLFIVASKTFTTIETITNAVSARSWLLDGLGAGTEAVAKHFVALSTNAQGVQDFGIDTANMFEFWDWVGGRYSYDSAIGLSLMIAIGPDAFREMLDGFHLVDEHFRTAPPERNVPLLLGLLGVWYGAFFDAQAHAVLPYSHYLSKFTAYLQQLDMESNGKSVTRDGTPVGWQTGPVVWGTPGTNGQHAYYQLLHQGTKVIPADFIGFAKPVADLLPGLVAQHDLLLANFFAQTQALAFGKTPEEVAAEGVPAELVPHKTFKGNHPTTTILAAELTPSVLGQLVALYEHKVFVQGAIWNIDSFDQWGVELGKVLAKRIEPVLLTGEGGEQLDSSTAELVARYRALRGR; encoded by the coding sequence ATGTCGGAGACCCGCGCCGACGCCCGCACCCCGCTCGACCGCACCCCGCAGTGGGCCGCCCTGGCCAAGCACCGGTCCGAGCTGGGCGAGACCCACCTGCGCGAGCTGTTCGCCGCCGACCCCGAGCGCGGCCGCACCCACACCCTGCAGGTCGGCGACCTGCACGTGGACTACGCCAAGCACCTGGTCACCGACGAGACGCTGGAGCTGCTGCGCGAGCTCGCCGCCGCCACCGGCGTCGCCGAGCTGCGGGACGCCATGTTCCGCGGCGAGAAGATCAACATCACCGAGCGGCGCGCCGTCCTGCACACCGCGCTGCGCGCCCCGCGCGACGCCGTCATCGAGGTCGACGGCGTCAACGTCGTCCCCGGCGTGCACGCCGTCCTGGACAGGATGGCCGCCTTCGCCGACCGGGTCCGCAGCGGCGAGTGGAAGGGCCACACCGGCAAGCCGATCCGCACCGTGGTCAACATCGGCATCGGCGGCTCCGACCTGGGCCCGGCGATGGCCTACGAGGTGCTCCGCCCGTACACCAAGCGCGACCTGGACGTCCGCTTCGTGTCCAACGTGGACGGCGCCGACCTGCACGAGGCGGTCCGCGACCTCGACCCGGCCGAGACGCTGTTCATCGTCGCCTCGAAGACCTTCACCACCATCGAGACCATCACCAACGCGGTCTCCGCCCGGTCCTGGCTGCTCGACGGCCTGGGCGCCGGCACCGAGGCGGTGGCCAAGCACTTCGTCGCGCTGTCCACCAACGCCCAGGGCGTCCAGGACTTCGGCATCGACACCGCCAACATGTTCGAGTTCTGGGACTGGGTCGGCGGCCGCTACTCCTACGACTCCGCGATCGGCCTCTCGCTGATGATCGCCATCGGCCCGGACGCCTTCCGCGAGATGCTGGACGGCTTCCACCTGGTCGACGAGCACTTCCGCACCGCCCCGCCGGAGCGGAACGTCCCGCTGCTGCTCGGCCTGCTGGGCGTCTGGTACGGCGCGTTCTTCGACGCCCAGGCGCACGCGGTGCTGCCCTACTCGCACTACCTGTCGAAGTTCACCGCCTACCTGCAGCAGCTGGACATGGAGTCCAACGGCAAGTCGGTGACCCGCGACGGCACCCCGGTCGGCTGGCAGACCGGCCCGGTGGTCTGGGGCACCCCCGGCACCAACGGCCAGCACGCCTACTACCAGCTGCTGCACCAGGGCACCAAGGTGATCCCGGCCGACTTCATCGGCTTCGCCAAGCCGGTCGCCGACCTGCTCCCCGGCCTGGTCGCCCAGCACGACCTGCTGCTGGCCAACTTCTTCGCCCAGACCCAGGCGCTGGCCTTCGGCAAGACCCCGGAGGAGGTCGCCGCCGAGGGCGTGCCGGCCGAGCTCGTCCCGCACAAGACCTTCAAGGGCAACCACCCGACCACCACCATCCTGGCCGCCGAGCTGACCCCCTCGGTGCTGGGCCAGCTGGTCGCGCTGTACGAGCACAAGGTGTTCGTCCAGGGCGCGATCTGGAACATCGACTCCTTCGACCAGTGGGGCGTCGAGCTGGGCAAGGTGCTCGCCAAGCGGATCGAGCCGGTGCTGCTCACCGGTGAGGGCGGCGAGCAGCTGGACAGCTCCACCGCCGAGCTGGTCGCCCGCTACCGCGCGCTGCGCGGCCGCTGA
- a CDS encoding NADP-dependent oxidoreductase: MKAVTVPRPGGPEVLRVTEVPDPEPGTGEVRVRVYAAGVQPVDLAIREGFRPPGLVVESPFVLGNEFAGVVDRLGPDVDGWRVGDEVLGFRMLGCQAELVTVDAAQLVAKPAGMPWEQAGALSASGQTAHLALALLGVGPGDTVLVHGAAGGVGTVAVQLAGARGATVIGTASERNHDYLRELGAVPVTYGEGLVERVRAVAPQGVDAAFDAAGRGALAASVERVADRDRIGTVVDYPEAERLGVRGLRGPRTAERLAELVRLWEAGGLRLEIAETLPLEKAGEAHRLVGTGHVRGKVVLTA; this comes from the coding sequence ATGAAGGCGGTCACCGTACCGAGGCCCGGCGGTCCCGAGGTCCTGCGGGTCACCGAGGTGCCCGACCCCGAGCCCGGAACGGGCGAGGTCCGGGTGCGGGTGTACGCCGCCGGGGTGCAGCCGGTGGACCTGGCGATCCGGGAGGGCTTCCGCCCGCCGGGACTGGTGGTCGAGTCGCCGTTTGTCCTCGGCAACGAGTTCGCCGGGGTGGTGGACCGGCTCGGGCCGGACGTCGACGGCTGGCGGGTCGGCGACGAGGTGCTGGGCTTCCGGATGCTGGGGTGCCAGGCCGAGCTGGTCACGGTGGACGCCGCCCAGCTGGTGGCCAAGCCCGCCGGGATGCCCTGGGAGCAGGCCGGCGCGCTCTCCGCCTCCGGCCAGACCGCCCACCTGGCGCTCGCCCTGCTCGGGGTCGGCCCCGGCGACACCGTGCTGGTGCACGGCGCCGCCGGCGGGGTCGGCACCGTCGCCGTCCAGCTCGCCGGGGCCCGGGGCGCCACCGTGATCGGCACCGCGAGCGAGCGCAACCACGACTACCTGCGCGAGCTGGGCGCGGTCCCGGTCACGTACGGCGAGGGGCTGGTCGAGCGGGTCCGCGCGGTCGCGCCCCAGGGGGTGGACGCGGCGTTCGACGCGGCCGGGCGGGGCGCCCTGGCGGCCTCCGTCGAGCGGGTCGCCGACCGGGACCGGATCGGCACCGTGGTCGACTACCCGGAGGCCGAGCGGCTGGGTGTCCGAGGGCTGCGGGGGCCGCGCACGGCCGAGCGGCTGGCCGAGCTGGTGCGGCTGTGGGAGGCGGGCGGGCTGCGGCTGGAGATCGCCGAGACGCTGCCGCTGGAGAAGGCCGGGGAGGCGCACCGGCTGGTCGGGACCGGGCACGTCCGGGGCAAGGTGGTGCTCACGGCCTGA